Genomic window (Armatimonadota bacterium):
GGACGCCGACGAGACGGCCCGGCCTTTGTCCTGTCAGCGCTTCTTGCGCACGACTTTGGTCGCCCCAGCCTGTGCGGGGGAGACGCTATAGACCGACAGTCCGTCGGAGACCGTCGTGGCGATGAAGTACTTGCCGTCACCGGTGAAGGCCATCGGCGCACCGACGGCCGAAGTGTCCTTGATCCGGGTCAGCAACTGTCCCGTCACGAGGCTCCAAATGGCGACGCTCCGGTCGGTCGAACTGCTCGCACCGACGCGGCCGTTCGGAGAGACCGCGGCGTTGATCGCCCAATCCGTATGCCCGTTCATGACGCGGACTTTGGACTTCTTCGCGACGCTCCATTGAACGAGACGGCCCTCCCGGTCGGCCGAGACGACGACGTCGCCGTCCTTGGTCGCGGCGATCCCGTTGATGCCCTTTGCCGGGAGTTTCGTCGCCAACGCGAAGGTCTTCCCGTTGTACACCCGGAACCCGTCGTTCAACGTGCCCGTCACGATCGAGCCGGCCGAAGTGAAGGACACGCCATAGAAGTCGGCACCCTTTCCGTGAATGGTCCCGACCGGGTTTCCGCCGTCCTTTTTCCAAATGCAGATCGTGTCGTCGTTCCCGACCGTGGCGATCCTGGAACCGTCGGCATTGAACGCAATGGCCGAGATCCCCCGCTTGTGGCCCCTGTCCCGAGAGAACTCACGGACCTTCTTGCCCGTCTTGACGTCCCACAGATAAAGCCGCGCCGTCGCGTCCCCCGTCGCAAGTAACGTCCCGGCGCGGTTGAAGGCGATAGCGCCGACCGTCTGTGGATGCCCGACGAGTTGGAACCGGGTCTGCATTTTGACCGGGTCATAAATGCGGACCGTGTTGTCGTTGGTCGCGAACGCGAAGAGCGAACCGCTGAAGGCCGCCGCGACGGCGGTCACCTGAAACTGGTCGATGGTCTTGACGCGCGTCACGGCGACGTCCCCGAACGACGCGGCCGACAGTGCACCTGCCAGGGCGAAAGCGAGCATCCTTACTCTCATGGATTTCCTCAGGGTTTTGGACGTTCCCACCCGCTCATCGGTGCGGTGACCGGCTTAAGGTCCCGGTCGCTCGGCCACGGACGCCGCCACTCCCGGCACTCTGAACTCCTTCGCCTCGAAGGTCCCTCCGAACTGCCATGCCGCCGACCACATCCGCTTGTCCGACTGTCCGTCTGCCGTCTTCGTCACGGTCCGGACGAGGATCGGAAGATTGCGCATGCCGTCGACATGGATCTCGGTCTGCGAGCCGTCCTTGCCCGTTCCGACGATCCTGAAAAACCGTCGGTTGTCCTTCATGTTTGCGGTCCGTTCCTCGACCGTGACGGTGAACCCGTTCCTCTGCCAATACCGGACGAGCGGCCCCCAGACCGTGTGCCCCGAGTCGTAGGCGGCGAACATCGACCTCATGAACGCTTGCGGCCACGCTTTCAGCGTCGGATCGTCGACGGGCGACCTGTCCGGCTTTTGCGGCGGCGCCGGCGGCGTCCACTTTTCTTCCGAAAACGACGATTTGTGCGCTCCGTCGGAAATGATCCGGTTCAAGGTCGCACGGCTCTCCGGCGTGTAGTATTCGACGGCGTACGTCTTGGCGTCCTTGATCTTGACCGTCGATTTGCCCGCGAGGGTCGCACCGCCGACGTCGAAATTGGTGTCGGCGAGCGCGATCATGGGCACGGGTTCGGACATCGCCCTGTCGACCGCGTCCATGATCTCGGACGCGGGCTTCGAGGCTTTCCGCCAGTCCCCAGAGCCAGGTTTCTTGACTTCGAAAGTGTCCTTGGAGAACGTGATTTTGGGAACTTCGGTCTTACCGAGACCATGAGGTTTCGAGGGGTCGGCGCCCCCTTCTGGGGTCGAGCCCGGACCACCGGTCTCCGGAACGGCCTTCGTGTCGAGGCCCGTGACCTTTGTCGGCGTTTGGGGTGGGTTACAGGCCGCGACGAGCAATGCGACGACGACAAGGAGCATGCCCCGCATGGCCATTGAGACGTTCGTCGGTGTCAAAGAAGTTTGCATTCGGTTCATGCCGGGGTCGGTTCGGTCGGGACAGGTCGCTTCTTCCAGTGGTCCAGCCGGAGGTCGGGGAACGGAGCGTCCTTCTGACGGCACTCGGCTAGAAACTCGGTCTCCTCGTCGCTCAAGCGGCCGCCATAGTGGACGCGCTCGGCCATGCCCGCCAGCCGTTCGAAGCGATCGATGTGGTCGGTGAAGCGGGCTTCGGCGTAGTCTCTGGCCGCCCACGTCGAAATCAAGAACTGCCAGTCGCTGGCTTCGGCCAACAGCAGTTCGCGGGCGCACTGTTCGGCGATTTCGCGGGCCGGGCCGTCGCCGTACGACTGGGCCATCTCTCTCAGTTTCAGCTCGGCCGGATACAGGCGTTTCCACGTCCAGAAGTTGTCGTCGTTCAGCCAGACGCTGTGATAGCCGCCTTCGCCCCAAGAGCCTTCCGGAAGGTCGATCACGTGACGGGCCGGGTCTTCGTCGACCACGTCTCCTCCGCTGCACGGTCGGACCTCGCCGTCGCGGGCCATTTCGAGCGCGACCTGGTAGAGGAACTCGGGGCCCTCCCACCACCAGTGTCCGAACAGCTCCGTGTCGTACATGGCGACGACCGTACCGTCGCGGTCTGACGCTCCGCGGTAGCCGGCCAGGGTCGACTTGACGAGCCGGACGAAGTCCTTCGAGTGCGCTTCGATGTGGTCGAACGCGACCCACGGGTCGTAAGGCTGCTTTGCGCCGAGGTCTTGCTTGTTCGGGCTGATCCGCCAATAGCGGTGGCGACCCGGATAAAGCTGTTTATGGAATTCGAGGTACCACTCGTCGCCGGGATACCCGACGTCGCCCGACCAGACTTTCACCGTCGTCTGAGGGTCGCGGGCAAAGATGTTCGTGCCCCCTGGGATCGCATAGTGTTCGTACTCGCTCCTGGCCTCGACAGGAGGGTTGAACAAGTGTCGCGTCCGCGCGAAGAGCTCGGCCAACTGAGGGAACTTCTGCCAGTACGTCCCCAAGGGTTCGCCGCCCCGGATCATGTGCGAGTCGACGAAGAAGTACCCGATCTCCGACTCGCCCAGGATTTGCTCGACTCCGGCCCGAGGGAAAGGCGGAGCGTCGCCGGTCGGCGGTTTCCATTCGTAGGACGGCCTGTACGCGCACTCGGGCAGCCAGATTCCCCGTGGCTTCTTGCCGAAGCGGGCCGTGTGGGTCTCGACCGCTAACCGGACTTGGGCCTGGACGCTTTCGTCGGTCCTGAGAAGCGGAAAGTAGCCGTGGGTCGCGCCGCACGTGATCAACTCGACCAGACCGTCGTCCTGGAACTGCCGCCACGCGTCGTTGATCGACCGTCCCCACTTTTCCTTGAACTGTCTCAGTTCCCGGGAATAGATCCGGGCCCACATCGCCGACAGTCCCTCCATCCGGAGGTCGCCGTCGGCCGCAAACCTCTCCCGGTCCATCTTCGCGTAAGCGACCTTTTCCTGGCAGTAGTCCTCGAAACCGTCCTTAAAGGCGGGATCGTCGAGCTGTTCGGCCAGGATCGGCGTGACGTTGATCGTCCAGCGCGGTTTGATCCCTTGGGCCCGAAGCCTGTCGAGGGCGTCCAGGAGCGGAAGATAGCATTCGGCCGCGCTTTCGAAGAGCCAGTCCGTTCCGTGCGGAGATTTACCGTGCGACAGCACGTACGGCATGTGGGAGTGCAGCACGAGCATGAAACGGCCGATCGCCATCGGTCACCAGGATACCGGGCCGTGTCGCAGTGCCGAAGTCCGAGCGGCCCGCGTTTAGATTCTCATAAGAAAACGGCCTACTCCCTGAAAAATGCAGGGCCATCTTAGCCGTCCGTCTCTCCATACTGGAACGTCGGGAGCTTGGCCCGCACATTGCATTCGGAGGAACATGTGAGAACACTTAGCTTGCTGTCCTCGTGCGCGGCGCTAGTCGCGGGAGCGGTCGTCATCGGCTGCAGTCCCTCGATCGCTGCGAGCGAGACTCAAGGAGGGGCCAAACCCCTCGTCAATCCCAAGGAAAAGCTCGAAGAACAGCGCATGGAACAGGCGACGGCCGGACTCGACCTCTCGGGTCCGACGGTCAAGGTTGTAGCGAAAGGGGTCACGCCGGACAAGGCGAGGGCCGCGAAACTAAGAGCCCTTGCCGATGCCGAACTGTCGTCCAGGAACGTGTGGTTCTTGGCGGTGGGAGCCTATCGTGACGCGGTCTTGGCCGATCCCGCCGACCCACGGCCCTATGTCGGGCTGGCGAAGGCTTTCCTGATCGAAAGCGAGACAGTCCCGGCCGAAAAGGCATTGCGCACGGCCGTGACCCTCGATCCCAAGGCGAAGGAGGCCCGGTTCATGCTCGGCACCCTCCGCCAAGGAGCCGCCGACTATGAAGGGGCCCTTGCCGAGTGGCGGACCCTGGCCGGCATCGATCCTGACTATCCTCAAGTGCTCGCACGGCTGGCCGTGGCAAGCTACTACACCGAAGACTACCGGTCTGCTTGGGGATACGTAGACCAGGCCGAAGCCAGGAAACAACCCGTACCGCCCCAGTTCAAATCCCTTCTGAAGGAGGCTGCACCCCGACCATGACCACGACCTCTAGACTCGCGATCGTGGGCCTAGCCTCGCTGGGCCTCGCTTTGAACGCTTTGGCCCAAGACCCGGTCGTCGGGCCTCAACTCCGCATGTCCGTCGACAATCTGAGCCGTAGCGGCAACGAGACCAGCGGATCGGCGTCGGCCAACGGACTTGAGATCATCGGCGGGTTCAACGATTATCGGACGGACGGCTCGATCAAGAGCAGCTTCGGCGTATCGAGCGACGGAGGGGCTTCTTGGGCCCATGTCCTTGTCCGACCGCCCGCTGCCCAGCAAAGTTCGGTCGAAGGCGACCCGATGGCCTGCTATGACGCA
Coding sequences:
- a CDS encoding WD40 repeat domain-containing protein; protein product: MRVRMLAFALAGALSAASFGDVAVTRVKTIDQFQVTAVAAAFSGSLFAFATNDNTVRIYDPVKMQTRFQLVGHPQTVGAIAFNRAGTLLATGDATARLYLWDVKTGKKVREFSRDRGHKRGISAIAFNADGSRIATVGNDDTICIWKKDGGNPVGTIHGKGADFYGVSFTSAGSIVTGTLNDGFRVYNGKTFALATKLPAKGINGIAATKDGDVVVSADREGRLVQWSVAKKSKVRVMNGHTDWAINAAVSPNGRVGASSSTDRSVAIWSLVTGQLLTRIKDTSAVGAPMAFTGDGKYFIATTVSDGLSVYSVSPAQAGATKVVRKKR
- a CDS encoding DUF1957 domain-containing protein; this translates as MAIGRFMLVLHSHMPYVLSHGKSPHGTDWLFESAAECYLPLLDALDRLRAQGIKPRWTINVTPILAEQLDDPAFKDGFEDYCQEKVAYAKMDRERFAADGDLRMEGLSAMWARIYSRELRQFKEKWGRSINDAWRQFQDDGLVELITCGATHGYFPLLRTDESVQAQVRLAVETHTARFGKKPRGIWLPECAYRPSYEWKPPTGDAPPFPRAGVEQILGESEIGYFFVDSHMIRGGEPLGTYWQKFPQLAELFARTRHLFNPPVEARSEYEHYAIPGGTNIFARDPQTTVKVWSGDVGYPGDEWYLEFHKQLYPGRHRYWRISPNKQDLGAKQPYDPWVAFDHIEAHSKDFVRLVKSTLAGYRGASDRDGTVVAMYDTELFGHWWWEGPEFLYQVALEMARDGEVRPCSGGDVVDEDPARHVIDLPEGSWGEGGYHSVWLNDDNFWTWKRLYPAELKLREMAQSYGDGPAREIAEQCARELLLAEASDWQFLISTWAARDYAEARFTDHIDRFERLAGMAERVHYGGRLSDEETEFLAECRQKDAPFPDLRLDHWKKRPVPTEPTPA